One stretch of Castor canadensis chromosome 14, mCasCan1.hap1v2, whole genome shotgun sequence DNA includes these proteins:
- the LOC109677560 gene encoding LOW QUALITY PROTEIN: olfactory receptor 7E178-like (The sequence of the model RefSeq protein was modified relative to this genomic sequence to represent the inferred CDS: deleted 1 base in 1 codon) has translation MIRERRSLNECPSNIEAQNLTHGPEFHLMMPSEDPELQPVLFGLFLSMYLVTVLGNLLIITAITTDSHLHTPMYFFLSNLSLADICFVSTTVPKMIVNIQTHSKVISYVGCLTQMSLYIIFADMDGMLLTVMAYDRFVAICHPLNYSVIMSPQLCGLLVLVSFLVSILGSQVHIMLVLQITYFKNVDISTFYCDPSQLLDLICSDSFSSNIFKYLAVTIYGFLPISGIFFSYYKIISSILRIPSGGKYKTFSTCGSHLSVVCLFYGTAIGVYLHSAVSNSLRKSAVASVMHTVVTPMLNPFIYSLRNKDMKSALWKLQCRII, from the exons ATGATCCGGGAGAGAAGAAGCTTAAATGA GTGTCCAAGTAATATAGAAGCACAAAATCTAACACATGGCCCAGAGTTCCATCTCATGATGCCCTCAGAGGATCCAGAACTGCAACCTGTGCTCTTTGGActgttcctgtccatgtacctTGTCACAGTGCTTGGGAACCTGCTCATTATCACAGCTATTACTACTGACTCCcatctccacacccccatgtacttcttcctctccaacttGTCTTTGGCTGACATCTGTTTTGTTTCCACCACTGTCCCCAAGATGATTGTGAACATCCAAACTCATAGCAAGGTCATCTCCTATGTGGGCTGCCTGACACAAATGTCTCTTTATATCATTTTTGCAGATATGGATGGTATGCTTCTGACTGTTATGGCTTATGACcggtttgtggccatctgtcacccctTGAACTATTCAGTCATTATGAGCCCTCAACTATGTGGACTCTTAGTTTTGGTGTCTTTTTTGGTTAGCATT TTGGGCTCCCAGGTACACATTATGCTTGTGCtacaaattacgtatttcaaaaATGTGgacatttctactttttattgtGACCCTTCTCAACTTCTTGATCTTATCTGTTCTGACAGCTTCTCGAGCAACATTTTCAAGTATTTGGCTGTCACCATATATGGTTTTCTCCCCATCTCTGGAATATTCTtctcttattataaaattatttcctccATTCTGAGAATCCCATCAGGTGGGAAGTATAAAACCTTCtccacctgtgggtctcacctctctgtggtttgcttattttatggaacagccATTGGAGTGTACCTTCATTCAGCTGTATCAAATTCTCTTAGAAAGAGTGCAGTGGCCTCAGTGATGCACACTGTGGTCACCCCTATGCTGaatcccttcatctacagcctgaggaacaaggacATGAAAAGTGCTCTGTGGAAGCTGCAGTGCAGAATTATCTAA